A segment of the Rhodohalobacter barkolensis genome:
CTGATCCTCAAGCTCCTGCTGAAGAGCAATTTGCAGATGATGTCCCGGCACGGCTTCATGAAGAGATAGCGCAGTTACTTCATAGAGCGGGCGGCTCTGCAGATCGTACGTATTTACTGCATAATAACCCGCCCGTGTACCATCGGCAGCACCGCGACTGTAATATGCCGTTGCCGTTCGGGGTGCCAGATAATCGGGAACCGCCATAATTCCATATGGCAGTCTCGGAAGAGTTTTAAAAAGTTCCGGCAGATGACCATCCATGGTTTTCAAAACGTATGCCGTCTCTTTTAATAGCTCATCCGGAGTCTCTGCATAAAATTGAGAATCTGTTCTTAAAAATTCTACAAACGTATCAAAATCATCCCCGTACCCTTCTTCCTCAATAATTTCCATCATTTCATTACGGATTCGCTCCACTTCATTCAGCCCGATATCATGAACCTCATCCGGTGTAATCTCCATGGTGGTGTAAGATTGAACCAGATGCTTGTAATACTCCTCACCACCGGGCAGATCGGTAATTGCAATTTCATCAGCTGCAGCCGGAATGTACTCCTCTTCCAAAAATTGAAGAAGACGTTCAAACTCCGGAATAACGGTTTCTGACAGGACTGATTGAGCTCTCTCCGTCAGTTCACTCTGATCATCTTCTGAAACTGAGTCGGGAAAATCCTCAAAAGGCTCATACAGTCGGCTTTCTGTGACATCACTTGTAATATGAGCTTCAATGGATGGCAGATAATCATCAAATGACTGTCTTGGACGAACAAACCCGATCTCAATTCCCCTGCGCATCCTTTCGATATACCCCGCATTATACTCCCGGAAAGCCTCCAGCCGACTTAAATAGTTCTCATAATCTTCCACATTATTTAACGGCACCCGATTAGCAAGATCGGCAAATGTGGCGTGATAGTCCCACCAGCCATTCAACGGTAGCAGTTGATCATTCAGTTCATAAGAACGGATGGCATTCTGAATCTGCAACTCAAAAATATCGTAATTCACCTGCTGCAGAGACGAAAGATCCTCTTTGGAGATTCGACTCAGTCTCTCCTGAAATTCAATATTTCGCTGATAGTTTTCTTCAAGGCCATCAAGGGAAGTATCTGCAAGGCGGTCGTTCCATTCATGCACTCCCTGATCTGTAGCCATCATCGGATTTGATTCCAGCGAATATCGCCAGTAGTCATCAAAAAGGTTATCGAGGCGCCGCTCATTTGAAATGCAAGATGAAAA
Coding sequences within it:
- a CDS encoding DUF885 domain-containing protein; this encodes MFRNILLLFFVFLFSSCISNERRLDNLFDDYWRYSLESNPMMATDQGVHEWNDRLADTSLDGLEENYQRNIEFQERLSRISKEDLSSLQQVNYDIFELQIQNAIRSYELNDQLLPLNGWWDYHATFADLANRVPLNNVEDYENYLSRLEAFREYNAGYIERMRRGIEIGFVRPRQSFDDYLPSIEAHITSDVTESRLYEPFEDFPDSVSEDDQSELTERAQSVLSETVIPEFERLLQFLEEEYIPAAADEIAITDLPGGEEYYKHLVQSYTTMEITPDEVHDIGLNEVERIRNEMMEIIEEEGYGDDFDTFVEFLRTDSQFYAETPDELLKETAYVLKTMDGHLPELFKTLPRLPYGIMAVPDYLAPRTATAYYSRGAADGTRAGYYAVNTYDLQSRPLYEVTALSLHEAVPGHHLQIALQQELEDQPKFRSVAGFTAFVEGWALYSERLGLEVGMYDDPYTNFGRLSYEMWRALRLVVDTGMHAKGWSREEAIDFMAENSALSLHNIRSEVNRYIFWPGQALAYKMGEIKIRELREQAEEEMGSEFDLREFHDVVLLKGSVPLSVLEDNVLNWMNN